The following are encoded together in the Danaus plexippus chromosome 15, MEX_DaPlex, whole genome shotgun sequence genome:
- the LOC116766314 gene encoding elongation of very long chain fatty acids protein 4-like, which translates to MATIVNSTQSVLKDTYEYYLWTLSLSDKRTEGWPLVDSPVPTVIYTLLYLFIVWIGPKLMANRRPFKLTWLLVPYNLAMAGLNAYIALRLLTASFRLRYSYICEPCRQKYDPDELQIANAVWWYYFSKLLEFCDTFFFILRKKEEQLTFLHVYHHSTMFGFWWIGIKWVPSGSTFLPAMVNSGIHVLMYTYYGLSVFGPRVSQYLWWKKYLTILQLIQFSCALILGVNGIRTGCEFPLWMHYVLIIYMISFIVLFGNFYMKAYMAKGSKCMEVRYGQCLDDEETIRHRKLKSN; encoded by the exons ATGGCCACTATAGTGAATTCAACACAAAGTGTCTTAAAAGATACGTACGAGTACTATTTATGGACGCTTTCATTGTCGG acaAAAGAACAGAAGGATGGCCCTTAGTAGATTCCCCAGTGCCGACAGTAATATAcacattattatatctattcaTAGTATGGATTGGACCAAAGCTTATGGCGAATAGAAGACCATTCAAATTGACATGGTTGTTAGTACCTTACAATTTAGCGATGGCCGGTCTGAACGCCTACATAGCTCTAAGATTACTTACAGCCTCATTCAGACTGCGCTACAGCTACATCTGTGAACCGTGTCGGCAAAAATATGATCCCGACGAGTTACAA aTAGCTAATGCTGTTTGGTGGTATTATTTTTCGAAGCTACTCGAGTTCTGTGATACATTCTTCTTTATTCTAAGAAAAAAAGAAGAGCAACTAACGTTTTTGCATGTTTACCATCATTCAACTATGTTTGGGTTTTGGTGGATCGGCATCAAATGGGTTCCAAGTGGATCGA cGTTCCTTCCAGCGATGGTAAATAGCGGTATACATGTGCTAATGTACACATACTACGGTCTTTCAGTATTTGGTCCAAGAGTGAGCCAGTACCTTTGGTGGAAAAagtatttaactattttacaattg ATCCAATTCTCTTGCGCTCTTATCCTCGGCGTCAACGGTATACGAACCGGATGTGAGTTCCCGTTGTGGATGCACTACGTCCTCATCATATACATGATCTCCTTCATCGTTCTCTTTGGCAACTTCTACATGAAAGCTTACATGGCGAAG GGAAGTAAATGTATGGAAGTAAGGTACGGTCAGTGTTTGGACGACGAAGAAACAATACGTCAtaggaaattaaaatctaactaa
- the LOC116766528 gene encoding MORN repeat-containing protein 4 homolog, translating to MVDVDPGIAKTGAYKYEDGTRYVGEWNSKGQKHGMGHLMLPDGTRYDGALASGLCSGLGVMAFPDGAKYEGEFMQGWFHGHGVFWRADGMKFEGEFRGGRVWGLGIVTFNDGSNGFPRNEGYFQDCRMVRRKRCPEVVQRAQKVAYMARAQCQQM from the exons ATGGTGGATg tagacCCTGGTATAGCAAAAACTGGTGCATACAAATATGAAGACGGTACTCGCTATGTGGGTGAATGGAATTCTAAGGGACAAAAGCATGGTATGGGTCATTTAATGCTCCCCGATGGTACCAGATACGATGGTGCCCTGGCTAGTGGACTATGCTCCGGACTAGGCGTCATGGCGTTCCCTGATGGAGCTAA ATATGAAGGAGAATTCATGCAAGGATGGTTCCATGGTCATGGAGTTTTTTGGCGAGCTGATGGTATGAAATTCGAGGGTGAATTTAGAGGTGGACGCGTTTGGGGGTTGg GTATAGTAACTTTCAATGACGGAAGCAATGGTTTTCCAAGAAATGAAGGCTATTTCCAAGATTGTAGAATGGTGCGTCGTAAGCGGTGTCCCGAAGTGGTGCAGAGAGCTCAGAAGGTGGCTTACATGGCAAGGGCTCAGTGTCAACAGatgtaa
- the LOC116766270 gene encoding glycine receptor subunit alpha-1 isoform X3, translating into MVPRIWRATFFFLIWLCNDVTSKRNHTLKPRVVLPENYVKEMRPPSRKGDPVVVEFSIYVVDVNSINVEDMDFRVDMFIRQTWIESRLQLPEDIFEEGGACHFCHETAEIAELTHKFSSVTLYRNQTVRYAARMHAIIACQMEFQLYPMDIQSCPIYIESFSYSNQKVRFRWSVAGVTINPELKLLQYHIGEPLRLEETNGYMIDKDGNYSRLVVYFRFERQIGHHLIQTFAPSSLVVMLSWFSFWLDLDAIPGRVTLLVTCMLTLVTMFTGLRADIPPVAYVKALDLWMAGCMMFVFAALGEFVVVKVLDKQYQMNKTKAQESMPRIIPVRLNGEKGSCGTVAAWEGSGVRCRKVDLTSPTSPPATTPAAHQVPGATAHLVGVERRQSILQVAWLDADTGQERVLWREIDKLSRVVFPALFLLFVTMYWPVLLLKTKASL; encoded by the exons ATGGTTCCTCGCATCTGGCGTGctacatttttcttcttaatatG GTTATGTAATGACGTCACGTCTAAGAGGAATCACACGTTGAAACCAAGGGTCGTGTTGCCAGAGAATTATGTTAAAG AGATGCGACCTCCTTCTCGCAAAGGGGATCCCGTCGTTGTCGAATTCAGTATCTACGTGGTTGACGTTAATTCCATAAACGTTGAGGACATGGACTTCAG agtGGATATGTTTATACGACAAACTTGGATCGAAAGCAGACTACAGTTACCAGAGGACATTTTTGAGGAAG gagGAGCTTGCCATTTTTGTCACGAAACTGCTG AGATAGCCGAATTGACTCATAAATTTTCGTCAGTGACCTTATACCGAAACCAGACAGTGAGGTATGCGGCCCGAATGCACGCTATCATTGCTTGCCAGATGGAATTTCAGCTTTATCCGATGGACATACAATCCTGTCCTATTTACATAGAAAGTT TTTCCTATAGCAATCAAAAAGTGAGATTCCGCTGGAGTGTGGCAGGTGTGACTATCAATCCAGAACTCAAgttattacaatatcatatCGGTGAACCGCTGCGTCTGGAAGAAACTAACGGTTACATGATCGATAAGGACG GTAACTACTCCAGACTTGTGGTTTACTTTAGATTTGAACGTCAAATTGGTCATCATTTAATTCAAACCTTTGCACCTTCCTCCCTTGTCGTGATGTTGTCCTGGTTTAGCTTTTGGTTGGATCTAGACGCAATACCCGGTCGAGTTACATTGTTAGTTACTTGCATGTTGACGCTTGTTACAATGTTTACTGGATTGAGAGCCGACATACCGCCAGTGGCGTATGTAAAG GCATTGGATCTTTGGATGGCGGGCTGTATGATGTTCGTCTTCGCTGCTTTAGGGGAGTTCGTGGTTGTAAAAGTGTTAGACAAACAATATCAAATGAACAAAACAAAAGCTCAAGAATCGATGCCTAGAATAATTCCTGtg CGCCTTAATGGTGAAAAGGGATCTTGTGGCACTGTCGCTGCGTGGGAGGGAAGCGGAGTTCGATGTAGGAAAGTGGACCTAACCTCTCCGACATCACCTCCCGCAACTACCCCGGCTGCACACCAAGTACCAGGAGCAACTGCTCATCTGGTGGGAGTTGAGAGGCGCCAAAGTATATTACAG GTGGCGTGGCTAGACGCGGACACCGGCCAAGAAAGAGTTTTATGGCGAGAAATTGACAAGCTTTCGCGGGTTGTATTCCcggcattatttttattatttgttacaatgtACTGGCCAGTACTGTTATTGAAAACTAAGGCATCTTTGTAG
- the LOC116766270 gene encoding glycine receptor subunit alpha-1 isoform X4, with product MVPRIWRATFFFLIWLCNDVTSKRNHTLKPRVVLPENYVKEMRPPSRKGDPVVVEFSIYVVDVNSINVEDMDFRVDMFIRQTWIESRLQLPEDIFEEEIAELTHKFSSVTLYRNQTVRYAARMHAIIACQMEFQLYPMDIQSCPIYIESFSYSNQKVRFRWSVAGVTINPELKLLQYHIGEPLRLEETNGYMIDKDGNYSRLVVYFRFERQIGHHLIQTFAPSSLVVMLSWFSFWLDLDAIPGRVTLLVTCMLTLVTMFTGLRADIPPVAYVKALDLWMAGCMMFVFAALGEFVVVKVLDKQYQMNKTKAQESMPRIIPVRLNGEKGSCGTVAAWEGSGVRCRKVDLTSPTSPPATTPAAHQVPGATAHLVGVERRQSILQVAWLDADTGQERVLWREIDKLSRVVFPALFLLFVTMYWPVLLLKTKASL from the exons ATGGTTCCTCGCATCTGGCGTGctacatttttcttcttaatatG GTTATGTAATGACGTCACGTCTAAGAGGAATCACACGTTGAAACCAAGGGTCGTGTTGCCAGAGAATTATGTTAAAG AGATGCGACCTCCTTCTCGCAAAGGGGATCCCGTCGTTGTCGAATTCAGTATCTACGTGGTTGACGTTAATTCCATAAACGTTGAGGACATGGACTTCAG agtGGATATGTTTATACGACAAACTTGGATCGAAAGCAGACTACAGTTACCAGAGGACATTTTTGAGGAAG AGATAGCCGAATTGACTCATAAATTTTCGTCAGTGACCTTATACCGAAACCAGACAGTGAGGTATGCGGCCCGAATGCACGCTATCATTGCTTGCCAGATGGAATTTCAGCTTTATCCGATGGACATACAATCCTGTCCTATTTACATAGAAAGTT TTTCCTATAGCAATCAAAAAGTGAGATTCCGCTGGAGTGTGGCAGGTGTGACTATCAATCCAGAACTCAAgttattacaatatcatatCGGTGAACCGCTGCGTCTGGAAGAAACTAACGGTTACATGATCGATAAGGACG GTAACTACTCCAGACTTGTGGTTTACTTTAGATTTGAACGTCAAATTGGTCATCATTTAATTCAAACCTTTGCACCTTCCTCCCTTGTCGTGATGTTGTCCTGGTTTAGCTTTTGGTTGGATCTAGACGCAATACCCGGTCGAGTTACATTGTTAGTTACTTGCATGTTGACGCTTGTTACAATGTTTACTGGATTGAGAGCCGACATACCGCCAGTGGCGTATGTAAAG GCATTGGATCTTTGGATGGCGGGCTGTATGATGTTCGTCTTCGCTGCTTTAGGGGAGTTCGTGGTTGTAAAAGTGTTAGACAAACAATATCAAATGAACAAAACAAAAGCTCAAGAATCGATGCCTAGAATAATTCCTGtg CGCCTTAATGGTGAAAAGGGATCTTGTGGCACTGTCGCTGCGTGGGAGGGAAGCGGAGTTCGATGTAGGAAAGTGGACCTAACCTCTCCGACATCACCTCCCGCAACTACCCCGGCTGCACACCAAGTACCAGGAGCAACTGCTCATCTGGTGGGAGTTGAGAGGCGCCAAAGTATATTACAG GTGGCGTGGCTAGACGCGGACACCGGCCAAGAAAGAGTTTTATGGCGAGAAATTGACAAGCTTTCGCGGGTTGTATTCCcggcattatttttattatttgttacaatgtACTGGCCAGTACTGTTATTGAAAACTAAGGCATCTTTGTAG
- the LOC116766270 gene encoding glycine receptor subunit alpha-4 isoform X2 — MVPRIWRATFFFLIWLCNDVTSKRNHTLKPRVVLPENYVKEMRPPSRKGDPVVVEFSIYVVDVNSINVEDMDFRVDMFIRQTWIESRLQLPEDIFEEGDDHVTLPPEFFNNLWHPDPYFLNSKVTEIAELTHKFSSVTLYRNQTVRYAARMHAIIACQMEFQLYPMDIQSCPIYIESFSYSNQKVRFRWSVAGVTINPELKLLQYHIGEPLRLEETNGYMIDKDGNYSRLVVYFRFERQIGHHLIQTFAPSSLVVMLSWFSFWLDLDAIPGRVTLLVTCMLTLVTMFTGLRADIPPVAYVKALDLWMAGCMMFVFAALGEFVVVKVLDKQYQMNKTKAQESMPRIIPVRLNGEKGSCGTVAAWEGSGVRCRKVDLTSPTSPPATTPAAHQVPGATAHLVGVERRQSILQVAWLDADTGQERVLWREIDKLSRVVFPALFLLFVTMYWPVLLLKTKASL, encoded by the exons ATGGTTCCTCGCATCTGGCGTGctacatttttcttcttaatatG GTTATGTAATGACGTCACGTCTAAGAGGAATCACACGTTGAAACCAAGGGTCGTGTTGCCAGAGAATTATGTTAAAG AGATGCGACCTCCTTCTCGCAAAGGGGATCCCGTCGTTGTCGAATTCAGTATCTACGTGGTTGACGTTAATTCCATAAACGTTGAGGACATGGACTTCAG agtGGATATGTTTATACGACAAACTTGGATCGAAAGCAGACTACAGTTACCAGAGGACATTTTTGAGGAAGGTGACGATCATGTTACTCTGCCTCCAGAATTCTTCAACAATCTTTGGCATCCAGACCCTTACTTCCTAAACTCCAAAGTAACGG AGATAGCCGAATTGACTCATAAATTTTCGTCAGTGACCTTATACCGAAACCAGACAGTGAGGTATGCGGCCCGAATGCACGCTATCATTGCTTGCCAGATGGAATTTCAGCTTTATCCGATGGACATACAATCCTGTCCTATTTACATAGAAAGTT TTTCCTATAGCAATCAAAAAGTGAGATTCCGCTGGAGTGTGGCAGGTGTGACTATCAATCCAGAACTCAAgttattacaatatcatatCGGTGAACCGCTGCGTCTGGAAGAAACTAACGGTTACATGATCGATAAGGACG GTAACTACTCCAGACTTGTGGTTTACTTTAGATTTGAACGTCAAATTGGTCATCATTTAATTCAAACCTTTGCACCTTCCTCCCTTGTCGTGATGTTGTCCTGGTTTAGCTTTTGGTTGGATCTAGACGCAATACCCGGTCGAGTTACATTGTTAGTTACTTGCATGTTGACGCTTGTTACAATGTTTACTGGATTGAGAGCCGACATACCGCCAGTGGCGTATGTAAAG GCATTGGATCTTTGGATGGCGGGCTGTATGATGTTCGTCTTCGCTGCTTTAGGGGAGTTCGTGGTTGTAAAAGTGTTAGACAAACAATATCAAATGAACAAAACAAAAGCTCAAGAATCGATGCCTAGAATAATTCCTGtg CGCCTTAATGGTGAAAAGGGATCTTGTGGCACTGTCGCTGCGTGGGAGGGAAGCGGAGTTCGATGTAGGAAAGTGGACCTAACCTCTCCGACATCACCTCCCGCAACTACCCCGGCTGCACACCAAGTACCAGGAGCAACTGCTCATCTGGTGGGAGTTGAGAGGCGCCAAAGTATATTACAG GTGGCGTGGCTAGACGCGGACACCGGCCAAGAAAGAGTTTTATGGCGAGAAATTGACAAGCTTTCGCGGGTTGTATTCCcggcattatttttattatttgttacaatgtACTGGCCAGTACTGTTATTGAAAACTAAGGCATCTTTGTAG
- the LOC116766270 gene encoding glycine receptor subunit alpha-4 isoform X1 yields the protein MVPRIWRATFFFLIWLCNDVTSKRNHTLKPRVVLPENYVKEMRPPSRKGDPVVVEFSIYVVDVNSINVEDMDFRVDMFIRQTWIESRLQLPEDIFEEGDDHVTLPPEFFNNLWHPDPYFLNSKVTGGACHFCHETAEIAELTHKFSSVTLYRNQTVRYAARMHAIIACQMEFQLYPMDIQSCPIYIESFSYSNQKVRFRWSVAGVTINPELKLLQYHIGEPLRLEETNGYMIDKDGNYSRLVVYFRFERQIGHHLIQTFAPSSLVVMLSWFSFWLDLDAIPGRVTLLVTCMLTLVTMFTGLRADIPPVAYVKALDLWMAGCMMFVFAALGEFVVVKVLDKQYQMNKTKAQESMPRIIPVRLNGEKGSCGTVAAWEGSGVRCRKVDLTSPTSPPATTPAAHQVPGATAHLVGVERRQSILQVAWLDADTGQERVLWREIDKLSRVVFPALFLLFVTMYWPVLLLKTKASL from the exons ATGGTTCCTCGCATCTGGCGTGctacatttttcttcttaatatG GTTATGTAATGACGTCACGTCTAAGAGGAATCACACGTTGAAACCAAGGGTCGTGTTGCCAGAGAATTATGTTAAAG AGATGCGACCTCCTTCTCGCAAAGGGGATCCCGTCGTTGTCGAATTCAGTATCTACGTGGTTGACGTTAATTCCATAAACGTTGAGGACATGGACTTCAG agtGGATATGTTTATACGACAAACTTGGATCGAAAGCAGACTACAGTTACCAGAGGACATTTTTGAGGAAGGTGACGATCATGTTACTCTGCCTCCAGAATTCTTCAACAATCTTTGGCATCCAGACCCTTACTTCCTAAACTCCAAAGTAACGG gagGAGCTTGCCATTTTTGTCACGAAACTGCTG AGATAGCCGAATTGACTCATAAATTTTCGTCAGTGACCTTATACCGAAACCAGACAGTGAGGTATGCGGCCCGAATGCACGCTATCATTGCTTGCCAGATGGAATTTCAGCTTTATCCGATGGACATACAATCCTGTCCTATTTACATAGAAAGTT TTTCCTATAGCAATCAAAAAGTGAGATTCCGCTGGAGTGTGGCAGGTGTGACTATCAATCCAGAACTCAAgttattacaatatcatatCGGTGAACCGCTGCGTCTGGAAGAAACTAACGGTTACATGATCGATAAGGACG GTAACTACTCCAGACTTGTGGTTTACTTTAGATTTGAACGTCAAATTGGTCATCATTTAATTCAAACCTTTGCACCTTCCTCCCTTGTCGTGATGTTGTCCTGGTTTAGCTTTTGGTTGGATCTAGACGCAATACCCGGTCGAGTTACATTGTTAGTTACTTGCATGTTGACGCTTGTTACAATGTTTACTGGATTGAGAGCCGACATACCGCCAGTGGCGTATGTAAAG GCATTGGATCTTTGGATGGCGGGCTGTATGATGTTCGTCTTCGCTGCTTTAGGGGAGTTCGTGGTTGTAAAAGTGTTAGACAAACAATATCAAATGAACAAAACAAAAGCTCAAGAATCGATGCCTAGAATAATTCCTGtg CGCCTTAATGGTGAAAAGGGATCTTGTGGCACTGTCGCTGCGTGGGAGGGAAGCGGAGTTCGATGTAGGAAAGTGGACCTAACCTCTCCGACATCACCTCCCGCAACTACCCCGGCTGCACACCAAGTACCAGGAGCAACTGCTCATCTGGTGGGAGTTGAGAGGCGCCAAAGTATATTACAG GTGGCGTGGCTAGACGCGGACACCGGCCAAGAAAGAGTTTTATGGCGAGAAATTGACAAGCTTTCGCGGGTTGTATTCCcggcattatttttattatttgttacaatgtACTGGCCAGTACTGTTATTGAAAACTAAGGCATCTTTGTAG